The nucleotide window GAGGCGGACGACATCCTGGAGAAGCGCGGCATCTTCGTGGTGCCGGACATCCTGGCCAGCGCGGGCGGCGTCACGGTGAGCTACCTGGAGTGGGTGCAGAACCTCCAGCACGTCTCCTGGGAAGAGGACCGCGTCAACGCGGAGCTGGAGAAGACGATGAAGGAGGCCTACGACCGGGTGGCGCAGATTGCACGCTCGCGAAAGGTCTCCATGCGGACGGCCGCCTACATCCTGGCCATTGGCCGGGTGGGCAAGGCCACGGTGCTGCGCGGCATCTGACGCACCCCGCCGCGCACGTGGGCAGGCAGGCGTGGGGCTCCGGACCGCTTCCGTGCGGGGCCCGCTTCCGCTACACGCCCGGCCATGATGGTCACCCTGCAGGACATCCAGGCGGCGCGCGAACGGATCCGCACCGCGCTGCGCCCCACGCCGTGCCCCGCGTCGGACTACTTCACGGAGAAGACCGACTGCGCGGTGGTGTACTTCAAGCTGGAGAACCTACAGCGCACCGGCGCCTTCAAGGAGCGCGGCGCGCTCAACAAGCTGCTGACGCTGACGGAGGAGGAGAAGCGCCGCGGAGTCATCGCGGCTTCCGCCGGCAACCACGCGCAGGGCGTGGCGTACCACGCGCGCCGGCTGGGCATCCGCGCCACCATCGTGATGCCGGAGCGCACGCCGCTCATCAAGGTGACTCGCACGCGCGATGACTACGGCGCGCGCGTGGTGCTCAAGGGCGCCAACTACGACGAGGCCTACGCGGAGGCCCTGCGCATCCAGGCCGCGGAGAACCTGGTGTTCGTGCACCCGTTCAACGACCCGCACGTCATCGCGGGCCAAGGCACGCTCGCGCTGGAGCTGCTGGAGCAGTGCCCGGACCTGGAGCTGGTGGTGGTGCCGGTGGGCGGCGGCGGGCTCATCTCCGGCGTGGCCGTGGCGCTGAAGGAGACGAATCCGCGCATCCAGGTGGTGGGCGTGCAGGCCTCCACCATCGCCAGCATGAAGGCGTCGCTGGATGCGGGGAAGCGCACGGAGCTCACCAACGCGGGCACCACCATCGCGGACGGCATCGCGGTGAAGGTGCCGGGGGACCTCACCTTCGAGCACGTGCGCAAGTACGTGGACGCGGTGGTGACGGTGGACGAGGAGGAGATCGCCGCCGCCATCCTGATGATGCTGGAGCAGGAGAAGTCGGTGGCGGAGGGCGCGGGCGCGGCGGGGCTGGCGGCGCTCGTCAACGGCCGGATTCCGCAGGCGAAGGGCAAGCGCGTCGCCATCATCGTGGGCGGCGGCAACATCGACATGAACGTCATCAGCCGCATCATCGAGCGGGGCCTCGTGAAGGCGGGCCGCCTGGTGCAACTGGAGGTGCGGCTGCCGGACCGGCCCGGCGTGCTCGCGCGGCTCACCACGCAGATTGCGGAGATGCGCGCCAACGTGGTGGACCTGCACCACGACCGCGCCTTCTCCAAGGCGGGGCTGGGCGAGGCCACGGTGGAGGTGATGCTGGAGACCACCGGGCACGCCCACATCCAGGAGCTGATGGCCGCGCTGGAGGCCCAGGGCTGGCAGGTCGCCCGGACGTAGGGCGGGGAGGCTTGCGCGGGCGCTCGGGGCTTCGGCGATACTCCGGAAACCCATGAACACGCCCCTCATCGCCCTGCTTCTCCTCGCCGCCGCTCCTCCCGCGCAGAAGGCGAAGGAGCTGGCCGCCCACAAGGAGTGGGAGGAGCTGTACCTCGCGTTCGCCGCCGCGGACCCCGCCTCCTACCCGGAGGCGCAGCGGCCGTCCGTGGCGGGCCCGCTGCTCAAGGGCTGCGAGGCGCTGCTCCCGGAGGACGCGGTGATGGCGTACTCGCTGGGCGAGCGCGCCGTGGCCTTCCAGGAGACGGCGGGCGGCCTGCGCTGCCTGGCGCGCTCCGCGCTGAAGACGGATCAGCGGGCCGCCGCGGAGGAGGCGCTGAAGAAGGGCCTGGCGAACTTCCCCAAGGACGGCGCGTTCGCGCTGGAACTGGGCAAATTGCAATTGCAGGACAAGGACTCGGCGGGGGCGCTGACCACGCTGCAGCAGGTGCCCGCGAAGTCGAAGGAGGCCGCGGAGGCGAAGAAGCTGATGGCGCAGGCGCGCTCGCAGGTGTCGGAGGAAGGGGCCGCGCGGCGCGAGGCGGAGCGCCTGGAGCAGCGGATGAACGGCGAGCCCTCCCCGGGGGACACGCGCCAGGCGAGGGCGACCGCGGGCGGAGAGATCCGTTCGGCGGGACTGAGCTACGAGTCCGGCGTGGGCAAGGACGGCATGCGCGTGCGCCAGAACAGCCGCTTCGCCATCCGCTACTTCAACAGCGACCGGGACTTCGGCCAGCGCGCGGAGTACGAGGGCAAGGTCGTGTCCGCGCTCGACGAGGCCTATGAGTTCACCCAGCGCACGCTGGGGAAGGCCCGCGAGCGGCAGCTGAACGTGGTGCTCTACACGCGCGACGAGTTCGCCACGCACATGGGCGCCCGGTACGCGACCGCGGTGGCCGGCCTGTACTCCGAGGACGCCATCCGCATGAACGACGCGGCGGAGCTGACGCAGGCGACGAAGGCCACGCTGGTCCACGAGTACGTGCACGCGGCGGTGGACGAAATCTGCCCGCGCGGCGGCGGCGCCCTGCCCCGCTGGTTCAACGAGGGCCTGGCCGAATACATCGAGTGGCGCTACCTGGGGCTGGACGGCCCCCCGCGCTACCTGCGCGACGTGATGCGCTCCCAGGCGAAGCAGGGGCGGCTGCCGAAGCTTTCGGACATGGACCAGCAGGCGCCCATCTCCATGTCCCAGCCCGAAGTCGCCTACGGAACATCCGCCATGGCGGTGCGGGAGCTGGTGCGGCTGGGGGGCCAGGACAAACTGCTGGACTTCATCCAGAAGGCGGGCCAGGCCGACTCCTTCCAGGAGGCCCTGAAGGCCACCTACGAGAAGGACTTCGCCGGCCTGGACCAGGCGGTGCGTACCGCCCTCTCGGGGAGGTAGCGGCCGGTCGGGCGTGGCGGATTGGTTTACCCCCTGGCGGGAGTCCCCTACACTCGCGACCCTCCAAGATTTTCGCTGCGGCGGTCCCCCCAAGACGCTGGCGCAGCAAGGTGACGGATGTCCGATACGCGCGCCGCGATGAGAGAGTTCCGCTTCCTGGATGAGAAGCGGAAGCTGGGAAGTCTGTCCGCTGTCGAGGAAGCTCGCTGGGTCGAGTTGCGCGGCCTTTTGGGCATCCAGGACGCGGCGGACACCGCGGCGGCGGCCCAGGCGTGGGCCCAGCCCGAGCAGCAGCAGCCCCAGGGGTACTACGGCGAAGACGGCCAGTGGTACGCCTACCCCGCTGGCTACGACCCGAACGCCCAGGGGTACTACGGCGAGGACGGCCAGTGGTACGCCTACCCCGCTGGCTACGACCCGAACGCCCAGGGTTACTACGGCGAGGATGGCCAGTGGTACGCCTACCCCGCCGGCTACGACCCGAACGCGGCGGCCTATGATCCGAACGCCGCCGCCTATGATCCGAACGCGGCGGCGGCCTGGGCGCAGCAGGGTTACGACCCGAACGCGGCGTATGACCCGAACGCGGCGGCGGGCTACGCGGCTCCGGTGGATCCGCAGGCCTATGCCCCTCAGGCGCCCACCGAACCGGACAGCCTGAACCTCAGCACGGACGACATCGACATCCCCTCGCTGAGTGAACCCGCGCCGTGGATGCCGCAGGCGCCCGTGGCGACCTCGCCTGCCGCGGCGGAGGCGACGTGGGACACGAGCGCCGAGGAGGACTTCTCCGGGCTGTCGACGGAGACGCCGCCCCCGGTGGCCGCCGCCGAGCCGGAGCCCTCGCTGGAGGATTCGTTCGCGGACTTGTCGATGGAGGTCGAGTCGGAGGCCCAGGCCCCGGCGGCGTCCGGGCTGGATCCGATGGCGGAGGCGCTGGCCTCCGCGGAG belongs to Corallococcus exiguus and includes:
- a CDS encoding threonine ammonia-lyase, which codes for MVTLQDIQAARERIRTALRPTPCPASDYFTEKTDCAVVYFKLENLQRTGAFKERGALNKLLTLTEEEKRRGVIAASAGNHAQGVAYHARRLGIRATIVMPERTPLIKVTRTRDDYGARVVLKGANYDEAYAEALRIQAAENLVFVHPFNDPHVIAGQGTLALELLEQCPDLELVVVPVGGGGLISGVAVALKETNPRIQVVGVQASTIASMKASLDAGKRTELTNAGTTIADGIAVKVPGDLTFEHVRKYVDAVVTVDEEEIAAAILMMLEQEKSVAEGAGAAGLAALVNGRIPQAKGKRVAIIVGGGNIDMNVISRIIERGLVKAGRLVQLEVRLPDRPGVLARLTTQIAEMRANVVDLHHDRAFSKAGLGEATVEVMLETTGHAHIQELMAALEAQGWQVART
- a CDS encoding peptidase MA family metallohydrolase, translated to MNTPLIALLLLAAAPPAQKAKELAAHKEWEELYLAFAAADPASYPEAQRPSVAGPLLKGCEALLPEDAVMAYSLGERAVAFQETAGGLRCLARSALKTDQRAAAEEALKKGLANFPKDGAFALELGKLQLQDKDSAGALTTLQQVPAKSKEAAEAKKLMAQARSQVSEEGAARREAERLEQRMNGEPSPGDTRQARATAGGEIRSAGLSYESGVGKDGMRVRQNSRFAIRYFNSDRDFGQRAEYEGKVVSALDEAYEFTQRTLGKARERQLNVVLYTRDEFATHMGARYATAVAGLYSEDAIRMNDAAELTQATKATLVHEYVHAAVDEICPRGGGALPRWFNEGLAEYIEWRYLGLDGPPRYLRDVMRSQAKQGRLPKLSDMDQQAPISMSQPEVAYGTSAMAVRELVRLGGQDKLLDFIQKAGQADSFQEALKATYEKDFAGLDQAVRTALSGR